The proteins below come from a single Xiphophorus hellerii strain 12219 chromosome 14, Xiphophorus_hellerii-4.1, whole genome shotgun sequence genomic window:
- the men1 gene encoding menin gives MGLHSTQKKFFPLKGIDGVVQLFDSELRKSEPDLALLSLVLGFVEHFLAVNRVIPINVPGVRFEPLEPDCPTSCFPTVELGMISALYERFTAQIRGAVDLSQYRRTASGSSRELVKKVSDVIWNSLSRSYFKDRAHIQSLFSLITGTKLDSSGVAFAVVAACQVLGLKDVHLALSEDHAWVIFGKNGEETAEVTWHGKGNEDRRGQTVTAGVSEKSWLYLKGSYMKCDRNMEVAFMVCAINPSLDLHTDSSELLQLQQKLLWLLYDRGDLDRYPMAMGTLADLEDQEPIPGKENPLQIHLKAVGSAQKFYNNEHIYPYMYLAGFHYRHRNVQEALKAWAEAAQVMQEYNYFREDEEIYKEFFDIANDVIPTLLKETATADGPGEDGDGAEGPDKENGKQMTAISALQDPECFAHLLRFYDGICKWEEGSPTPVLHVGWATYLVQSLSRFDSQVRQKVSIITKEPECQDDDDQSSEDPREGRRRGPRRESKLEDQSSSPPTAPTSPPSQQPAAAPQPKKVGDGAFRRRSSQGLRAGETDGTPKSPSSESVSSPLSQQLASPCPAGPVVVFQSEKMKGMKELLCAAKVNSSAIKLQLTAQSQVQMKRQKSTPAGDYSMSFMKRQRKSL, from the exons ATGGGTTTGCACTCAACACAGAAGAAGTTCTTCCCCCTCAAGGGGATCGATGGCGTGGTCCAGCTGTTTGATTCCGAGCTCCGCAAGTCAGAACCAGACCTGGCTCTGCTCTCACTGGTCCTGGGTTTTGTTGAACACTTTCTGGCTGTGAACAGGGTCATCCCCATTAACGTTCCAGGGGTCCGCTTCGAGCCGCTGGAGCCGGACTGTCCCACGTCCTGCTTCCCCACGGTGGAGCTGGGAATGATTTCTGCACTGTACGAACGTTTCACAGCTCAGATCCGCGGCGCCGTGGACCTGTCCCAGTACCGCAGAACTGCCTCCGGGTCCAGCAGAGAGCTGGTGAAGAAAGTGTCAGACGTCATCTGGAACAGTCTCAGTCGGTCGTATTTTAAGGACCGAGCTCACATCCAGTCCCTGTTCAGCCTCATCACAG GCACCAAGCTGGACAGCTCAGGAGTGGCCTTCGCTGTGGTGGCAGCCTGTCAGGTGCTGGGTCTGAAGGACGTCCACCTGGCGCTGTCCGAGGACCACGCCTGGGTCATATTTGGGAAAAATGGTGAGGAGACAGCAGAGGTCACCTGGCATGGGAAGGGCAACGAAGACCGCAGAGGGCAGACGGTCACGGCTGGAGTCAGTGAGAAG AGCTGGCTGTACCTGAAGGGGTCCTACATGAAGTGTGACAGGAACATGGAGGTGGCCTTCATGGTGTGTGCCATCAACCCTTCTCTGGATTTGCACACGGACAGCTCAGaactcctgcagctgcagcag AAACTTCTTTGGTTGCTGTATGATCGAGGGGACCTGGACAG GTATCCCATGGCAATGGGAACTCTAGCGGACCTTGAGGATCAAGAACCAATACCAGGAAAGGAGAACCCCCTGCAAATTCATCTGAAG GCTGTAGGTTCTGCTCAGAAGTTCTACAACAATGAGCACATCTACCCCTACATGTACCTGGCTGGGTTCCACTACAGACACAGGAATGTGCAGGAGGCGCTGAAGGCCTGGGCTGAGGCAGCACAAGTCATGCAGGA gtACAACTATTTCCGTGAGGATGAGGAGATCTACAAGGAGTTCTTCGACATCGCAAACGACGTCATCCCCACTCTGCTGAAGGAGACGGCTACAGCTGACGGTCCTGGGGAGGATGGAGACGGGGCAGAAGGGCCCGACAAG GAGAACGGCAAGCAGATGACGGCCATCTCAGCACTCCAGGACCCAGAATGCTTTGCCCACCTGCTTCGTTTTTATGATGGCATCTGCAAGTGGGAGGAGGGGAGTCCCACCCCGGTTCTTCATGTGGGCTGGGCCACATACCTGGTCCAGTCTCTGAGCCGCTTCGACTCTCAG GTGCGTCAGAAAGTGTCCATCATCACCAAAGAACCCGAGTGCCAGGATGATGACGACCAGTCGAGTGAGGACCCCCGGGAGGGCCGGCGGCGGGGCCCCAGGAGGGAGTCCAAGCTGGAGGATCAGAGCTCCTCCCCCCCCACTGCCCCCACCTCTCCACCCAGCCAGCAACCTGCAGCAGCACCTCAGCCCAAGAAGGTCGGGGACGGAGCTTTTCGCCGTCGCTCCTCTCAGGGTCTGCGGGCCGGAGAGACAGACGGGACTCCCAAATCCCCCAGCTCAGAGTCCGTCTCCTCCCCGTTGTCCCAGCAGCTGGCCTCGCCCTGCCCTGCCGGCCCCGTGGTCGTCTTCCAGAGTGAGAAGATGAAGGGCATGAAGGAGCTGCTGTGTGCAGCCAAGGTGAACTCCAGCGCCATCAAACTGCAGCTCACCGCCCAGTCCCAGGTCCAGATGAAGAGGCAGAAGAGCACCCCAGCAGGGGACTACTCCATGTCCTTCATGAAGCGCCAGCGCAAGTCACTGTAG